One window of Methanothermobacter tenebrarum genomic DNA carries:
- a CDS encoding ATP-binding cassette domain-containing protein, which yields MIKRVTILGGYDKFGEKEPVRRVDINRGEIFGVVGPTGSGKSSLIADIEQLAQRDTFSRRKILVNDREPTYEDRTNPRKKMVAQLSQNMNFLADMTVGEFLTLHAKCRGAHKSCVNKVIKLANTLTGEPIKKNHDLTILSGGQSRALMVADVAIISDSPIVLIDEIENAGIRKHEALEVLSGHGKIVMVVTHDPILALMTDKRIVMKNGGMQKIVTTTAHEKELSKELSKIDDLLLNLRDKVRHGEIIEDIQLKGLTG from the coding sequence ATGATAAAAAGGGTGACAATATTAGGCGGCTATGACAAGTTCGGGGAAAAAGAACCCGTCAGAAGAGTTGATATAAACAGGGGTGAAATATTTGGCGTGGTAGGCCCCACAGGTAGTGGAAAAAGTTCACTAATAGCTGATATTGAACAATTAGCCCAAAGGGACACTTTCTCTAGGAGAAAAATACTCGTAAATGATAGAGAACCAACATACGAGGACCGCACCAACCCCCGTAAGAAGATGGTGGCCCAATTGTCACAGAACATGAACTTTTTGGCTGACATGACTGTGGGCGAATTTTTAACACTCCATGCTAAGTGTAGAGGCGCCCATAAATCCTGCGTAAACAAGGTTATAAAATTGGCTAACACATTAACAGGCGAACCCATAAAAAAGAACCATGACCTGACAATATTAAGCGGGGGACAATCAAGGGCCCTCATGGTAGCTGACGTGGCCATAATAAGCGATTCTCCAATAGTGTTAATCGACGAGATAGAGAATGCTGGTATAAGGAAGCATGAGGCCCTGGAGGTTCTCTCAGGGCATGGTAAGATCGTTATGGTGGTTACGCATGATCCGATCCTTGCCCTGATGACTGATAAAAGGATCGTTATGAAGAACGGTGGCATGCAAAAAATAGTTACAACAACAGCCCATGAAAAGGAACTCTCAAAGGAGCTGAGTAAAATAGACGATTTACTCCTCAACTTAAGGGACAAGGTAAGACATGGGGAGATCATAGAGGATATACAACTTAAAGGTTTAACTGGCTAG
- the comA gene encoding phosphosulfolactate synthase, whose translation MYAFNFLTPARIREQYNTGITMMLDKGLGPSMVEDFLRIAGEHLDFVKFGWGIIGLCDRDIIREKIRIYRDYGVEAHPGGTLFEIAYIQGRFEEYLREAEKLGFRYLEISDGSIDLSREEKTRIIEDAIDHGFKVISEVGKKDPRKDRIIGLSERVELVKDDLRAGAEKVLMEAREGGQNIGVYDEKGDVKEDEVEYLIDHLPVEKLIWEAPQKNQQVYFILKIGPNVNLGNIPPEDVISLESMRRGLRGDTLGKVKL comes from the coding sequence ATGTATGCCTTTAATTTTTTAACACCAGCTAGGATAAGAGAACAATATAATACAGGTATTACTATGATGTTGGATAAAGGTTTAGGCCCCAGTATGGTAGAGGATTTCCTTAGAATAGCTGGTGAACATTTAGATTTTGTAAAATTTGGATGGGGTATTATAGGCTTGTGTGATAGGGATATTATAAGAGAGAAGATCAGGATTTACAGGGATTATGGGGTTGAGGCGCACCCTGGTGGCACACTCTTTGAAATAGCATATATCCAGGGCAGGTTTGAAGAGTATCTCCGTGAAGCGGAAAAACTCGGCTTCAGATACCTTGAAATATCGGATGGTTCAATAGACTTGTCAAGGGAGGAGAAAACTAGGATAATAGAGGATGCAATAGATCATGGATTTAAAGTGATTTCAGAGGTTGGTAAAAAGGATCCTAGGAAGGATAGGATAATAGGTCTCAGTGAAAGAGTGGAACTTGTGAAGGACGATCTTAGGGCGGGTGCAGAGAAGGTCCTGATGGAAGCCAGAGAAGGTGGCCAGAACATTGGAGTATACGATGAAAAGGGTGATGTTAAAGAAGATGAAGTTGAATATCTCATAGATCATTTGCCAGTGGAAAAGTTGATATGGGAAGCTCCACAAAAAAATCAACAAGTCTACTTCATACTGAAAATAGGACCTAACGTCAACCTTGGTAACATACCACCAGAGGATGTTATTTCCCTTGAAAGCATGCGAAGAGGGCTTAGAGGGGATACTCTAGGAAAGGTGAAGCTCTAA
- a CDS encoding pyruvate kinase alpha/beta domain-containing protein, translating into MIKSICYFETPGPENTDKLLKLVKERSDELGIDNIIVASVSGRTALKLSEILGDADIVCITHHAGFREKGKLEMDPKIRDEVTKKGIKVYAGSHALSGVGRGISNRFGGVTPVEIMAETLRMVSQGFKVCVEITIMAADAGLIPMDREIIAIGGTAQGVDTALVISPAHMNNVFDLRIHEIIAIPRP; encoded by the coding sequence ATGATAAAGAGTATATGCTATTTCGAGACCCCGGGCCCGGAAAACACTGACAAACTATTAAAACTCGTTAAAGAGAGATCAGATGAACTCGGCATCGATAATATAATTGTAGCATCCGTTTCTGGTAGAACAGCCCTCAAACTATCAGAAATATTAGGTGATGCTGATATTGTGTGCATCACCCACCATGCAGGTTTCAGAGAAAAAGGAAAATTAGAAATGGACCCTAAAATAAGGGACGAAGTAACAAAAAAGGGTATAAAAGTGTACGCAGGATCCCATGCATTAAGTGGTGTTGGCAGGGGCATCTCCAACCGATTTGGTGGCGTCACACCAGTTGAGATAATGGCAGAAACCCTCCGCATGGTCTCACAAGGATTCAAAGTTTGCGTCGAAATCACCATAATGGCCGCCGATGCAGGGCTCATACCCATGGATAGAGAGATCATAGCAATCGGAGGCACAGCACAGGGAGTTGACACAGCCCTAGTCATCTCACCAGCCCATATGAACAACGTCTTCGACCTTAGAATACATGAAATAATCGCAATACCCCGCCCCTAG
- the ftsZ gene encoding cell division protein FtsZ, which produces MKFINEAIKEDTIKKRKPAPTPLDEDLKEIIKESRAKIYVVGTGGAGNNTITRLNEIGIEGAETIAINTDAQDLYYTLSSRKLLIGRSICNGLGAGGVPEIGEECAEESEDEIRRELEGADMVFVTCGLGGGTGTGSAPIICKLSKKIGALTIAVVTLPFSAEGLKRRENAEMGLEKLQNAADTVIVIPNDKLLEVAPNLPINKAFMVADEILGRAVKGITELITKPALVSLDLSDVKSIMKGSGMAIIGMGESESGDRALESVHEALNSPLLDLDISNGKGALINIAGSSDLTLQEAENIVQVVAEELDPDANIIWGAQIQDELQNMIRTTIIVAGVKSPYIYGSPTDKDIASEMKKEKKSVDDSALEEFIDGVF; this is translated from the coding sequence TTGAAATTTATTAACGAAGCCATAAAAGAAGATACCATAAAAAAGAGAAAGCCTGCACCTACACCATTAGACGAAGACCTCAAAGAGATAATAAAAGAAAGTAGGGCGAAAATATACGTCGTAGGCACCGGCGGGGCGGGGAATAACACTATAACCCGTCTAAACGAGATAGGAATAGAAGGGGCGGAGACCATAGCCATCAACACTGATGCACAAGACCTCTACTATACTCTCTCCTCCCGCAAACTCCTAATCGGGAGGAGCATATGCAATGGCCTCGGAGCCGGTGGCGTCCCAGAAATTGGAGAAGAATGTGCAGAGGAAAGCGAAGACGAGATAAGAAGAGAACTAGAAGGAGCGGACATGGTATTTGTGACCTGCGGCCTCGGTGGGGGTACAGGCACCGGTTCGGCGCCAATAATATGTAAACTATCAAAGAAGATAGGAGCCCTGACAATCGCCGTAGTAACACTACCATTCAGTGCAGAGGGGCTTAAAAGGAGGGAAAACGCGGAGATGGGCTTGGAAAAGTTGCAGAACGCTGCTGACACCGTTATTGTTATCCCCAATGATAAACTCCTAGAAGTCGCACCTAACCTGCCCATCAACAAGGCATTTATGGTGGCTGATGAAATCCTAGGCCGGGCAGTAAAGGGTATAACAGAACTAATCACAAAACCAGCACTTGTCAGCCTAGACCTCTCAGATGTTAAAAGTATAATGAAAGGTTCAGGGATGGCAATAATAGGAATGGGCGAATCAGAATCAGGAGACAGGGCACTGGAATCAGTCCATGAAGCCCTCAACAGTCCACTGCTCGACCTCGACATATCCAATGGTAAAGGCGCCCTTATAAACATAGCAGGGAGTTCAGACCTCACATTACAGGAAGCCGAGAACATAGTCCAAGTAGTCGCCGAAGAATTAGACCCAGACGCAAATATAATCTGGGGAGCCCAAATACAAGATGAACTCCAAAACATGATAAGAACAACCATAATAGTCGCGGGAGTAAAATCCCCATACATTTACGGTTCCCCAACCGATAAAGATATCGCAAGTGAAATGAAAAAAGAGAAGAAATCTGTGGATGATTCGGCACTAGAAGAATTTATAGACGGTGTATTCTAA
- a CDS encoding protein translocase SEC61 complex subunit gamma, with product MGYKESILEFIEKSRRVLKVSKKPDREEYLTVAKVTGIGIIIIGVIGLIITLLTQILGK from the coding sequence ATGGGCTATAAAGAATCTATTCTAGAGTTTATAGAAAAATCGAGGAGAGTCCTAAAGGTTTCAAAGAAACCCGACAGAGAAGAATACCTTACCGTGGCCAAGGTCACCGGCATAGGCATAATCATAATCGGAGTAATAGGCCTTATAATCACACTCCTGACACAAATCCTAGGTAAATAA
- a CDS encoding transcription elongation factor Spt5: MEDKNAIYALKTSVGQEKNVARMLARKVKTSGMEINAILAPESLKGYILVEVSGKIDIRSPALRVPHLRGIVDGEKPIDFDEIRKFLKPEPIIASIKKGSIVELISGPFKGERAKVIRIDESREEVVLELIEAAVPIPVTVKGDQIRIIQKEAD, encoded by the coding sequence ATGGAAGATAAAAATGCCATCTACGCCCTAAAAACTTCAGTGGGCCAGGAAAAAAACGTGGCAAGGATGCTAGCAAGAAAAGTCAAAACAAGTGGGATGGAAATAAACGCTATCTTAGCACCAGAATCCCTGAAAGGATACATACTAGTGGAAGTATCAGGTAAAATAGACATTAGAAGCCCAGCCCTGAGAGTACCCCACCTGCGGGGTATAGTAGATGGTGAAAAACCCATAGACTTCGACGAGATAAGAAAATTCCTCAAACCAGAACCTATAATAGCATCCATCAAAAAGGGCAGTATAGTCGAACTCATATCAGGACCCTTCAAAGGAGAAAGAGCAAAGGTTATACGTATAGACGAATCAAGGGAAGAAGTAGTCCTAGAATTGATAGAAGCAGCAGTTCCAATACCCGTAACGGTTAAAGGTGACCAGATACGTATAATACAAAAGGAGGCTGATTAG
- a CDS encoding 50S ribosomal protein L11 produces MAKETIEILIDGGKATPGPPLGPALGPYGVNMMQIVDEINKKTADFEGMKVPVKITIDTETKEFEIKVGTPPTTALIMAELGIEKGSEDPGMDKVADLTMEQVLKVAKMKFDSLLAKDYKGAVKEILGTCVSMGITVEGKDPREVQKEIDKGAYNDILEEAKP; encoded by the coding sequence TTGGCTAAAGAGACAATTGAGATCCTCATAGATGGTGGTAAAGCCACCCCAGGACCGCCATTAGGCCCGGCCCTCGGACCATACGGAGTCAACATGATGCAAATCGTCGACGAAATCAACAAAAAAACAGCAGACTTCGAGGGGATGAAAGTCCCCGTGAAAATCACCATAGACACAGAAACAAAAGAATTCGAAATCAAAGTAGGAACACCACCCACAACAGCCCTAATAATGGCAGAACTAGGCATCGAGAAAGGATCAGAGGACCCCGGCATGGACAAGGTCGCGGACCTGACCATGGAACAAGTCCTGAAAGTGGCTAAGATGAAATTCGACTCACTACTCGCAAAAGACTACAAGGGCGCAGTTAAAGAAATATTAGGGACCTGTGTGAGCATGGGTATAACAGTAGAGGGCAAAGACCCCAGAGAAGTCCAAAAAGAAATCGACAAGGGAGCCTACAATGACATACTAGAAGAAGCCAAACCATAA
- a CDS encoding 50S ribosomal protein L1 — protein sequence MKQEILEAVKKAKEQSKPRNFTQSIDIVINIKDLDVNKPENRFEEEVSLPHGRGKEVKIAVIADGELALQAKKAGADLVITRDDLEELGKNRKKAKRLANEYEFFIAQADLMPLVGRFLGPVLGPRKKMPKPIPATANPAPLIKKLRDTVRVRVKDQPLIHTTVGTEKMDEEKITENIESILDVLDRNLEKGRKQVKSMYIKTTMGPAVKVI from the coding sequence ATGAAACAAGAGATACTAGAAGCGGTGAAGAAGGCTAAGGAACAATCCAAGCCGCGGAACTTCACACAGTCAATCGACATAGTCATAAACATCAAAGACCTAGATGTGAACAAACCAGAGAACAGATTCGAAGAAGAAGTCTCACTACCACACGGCCGCGGCAAAGAAGTTAAAATAGCAGTCATCGCAGATGGAGAATTAGCCCTACAAGCGAAAAAAGCCGGCGCAGACCTCGTGATAACGAGAGACGACCTAGAAGAGCTTGGAAAAAACCGTAAAAAGGCGAAAAGGCTAGCCAACGAATACGAATTCTTCATAGCACAAGCAGACCTAATGCCACTCGTAGGCCGATTCCTAGGACCAGTACTAGGACCCAGAAAAAAGATGCCTAAACCAATACCAGCAACAGCAAACCCAGCACCCCTCATAAAAAAGCTCAGAGACACCGTCAGAGTCAGAGTAAAAGACCAACCACTAATACACACAACCGTGGGGACAGAGAAAATGGACGAAGAAAAAATAACAGAGAACATTGAATCCATCCTCGACGTGCTTGACCGTAACCTCGAAAAAGGCAGAAAACAGGTAAAATCCATGTACATAAAGACAACCATGGGACCGGCAGTAAAGGTGATCTAA